In the Parus major isolate Abel chromosome 4A, Parus_major1.1, whole genome shotgun sequence genome, one interval contains:
- the LOC107203679 gene encoding LOW QUALITY PROTEIN: serine/threonine-protein kinase pim-1-like (The sequence of the model RefSeq protein was modified relative to this genomic sequence to represent the inferred CDS: substituted 1 base at 1 genomic stop codon) — MVPGASAISDSLHPSERLSQTCQPAEGAERRDRSPSSLGPLDLNNTGATLTTGMAWENPQVQVGAQPNPGEASQEQVEEHLVSWSQELPDHSSQVTVLDMPAGTRPCLVEETIPVGPGSFLHLQEAAPRRPLTTAKAFLRAGHKKELWVLYQLGPQLGSSGFSTVFLGTRLSDGSLVAIKHVAWDMVLQWDELPDGTRVPVEIVLMEKVGFGCHRIIQLFDWFELPDSFVLVMEQSWDLLHVLLEQEFLSEEAVCWLFWQVLEAVWHCTACSILHXDIKLENLLVNLETGNLKLINFSRGTFLQEQACTVCR; from the exons ATGGTGCCAGGAGCCTCTGCTATCTCTGACAGCCTCCATCCCTCAGAGAGGCTCAGCCAGACCTGTCAGCCTGCAGAAGGTGCAGAGCGCAGGGACAGGTCTCCCAGCTCCCTTGGACCCTTGGACCTCAACAACACAGGTGCAACCCTGACCACTGGCATGGCCTGGGAAAACCCACAGGTCCAAGTGGGAGCCCAGCCTAATCCAGGGGAGGCATCCCAGGAGCAGGTGGAGGAGCATCTAGTGtcctggagccaggagctgccgGACCACAGCTCCCAGGTGACGGTGCTGGACATGCCAGCTGGCACCAGGCCGTGCCTGGTGGAGGAGACAATTCCTGTGGGACCAGGGAGTTTCCTCCATCTCCAGGAAGCTGCCCCAAGACGGCCCTTGACTACCGCCAAGGCCTTTCTAAGAGCAG GGCACAAgaaggagctgtgggtgctgtaCCAGCTTGGCCCACAGCTAGGGAGCAGTGGCTTCAGCACCGTTTTCTTGGGGACCCGCCTCTCGGACGGGAGCCTG GTGGCCATCAAGCACGTGGCTTGGGACATGGTCCTACAGTGGGACGAGCTG CCTGACGGCACCCGTGTTCCCGTGGAGATTGTGCTGATGGAGAAGGTGGGCTTCGGCTGCCACAGAATCATCCAGCTTTTTGACTGGTTCGAGCTCCCTGACAGCTTCGTGCTGGTGATGGAGCAATCTTGGGATCTCTTGCACGTCCTGCTGGAGCAAGAGTTCCTGAGTGAGGAGGCGGTGTGCTGGCTTTTCTGGCAGGTGCTGGAGGCCGTGTGGCACTGCACCgcctgcagcatcctgcactGAGACATCAAGCTGGAGAACCTCCTCGTGAACCTGGAGACTGGCAACCTGAAGCTCATCAACTTCAGTCGTGGCACCTTCCTCCAGGAGCAGGCCTGCACAGTTTGCAGGTGA